From the Paenibacillus tianjinensis genome, the window GATACAGCGTTCAATCTCTTCCCTTACCTGCTTCAGTTCCAGCAGCGACGCTCCATAAGCAGCAATACGCGGGGCAATCTGCTCTTTGGAGGCCATATACTTGCGCAGCTGACTGCAGCTGTTCAGAAAAGTAACGATGGCTGTGAAATCCTGCTCATTGTAGAGATACCCCGTACCCATCAGAGACATGATCCATTCGATCCCCTCTAACGAAGGCAAAGGAACACTTGCCCCCCGCTCCAGCAACTCTTTGGCCTCCTCCGTTTCATCCAATGCCCGGTGTACCGCCGGCAGATATGTCATCGGACTCAGCTCATTCACCATTCTTCGGCCCTCATAGGATACGGCATGCCGTGCTACATCCTTTTTAATGTCTTCATACCCGAGTGTGCTTAGGCTTTCTAGATTCACTGGTATTCCTCCTCTATTCTTCAACAGTCATCGGTATTTGTTCCTAACGCAAAAAAGGGCAAAGACTGCACTATGCAGTCCTTGCCCTCATTCGGATGGTATTGTCCCTTGATGTGCTGACCTCCCGCTTCACGACAAAAATCATGTCCCGGAAAACAGAAAAAACCGTGCTCAAGAGCACGGTTAATCACAAAGAGAACAATAGCCGTAAAGAGGCCATGTTGACGCTTCGCGTGTTCTTAACTAATCATCCACTCTGCGATAAGTTTAGTATGATTTGCACATACTCAAACAGAGCAAGCCCCCGGTAAAAATGAGTCCTGCTGTTACTTATCCTCAAGTGATATGAAATTGCTTAGTTAAGAACGCTCACCAACATCAAAATTTCCCCTTTAGTTATAGGATACCTGTAATTTACTACATTCTGCTAAGAGAGTCAATTCCCAGTGAAGAAATTGAACACCCACGTGATTCCATTCCTGCTGTCAGCAACTTGTCCATGCAGTGCCCCAAAAAAGGTCTTTTGCAGCTCAACCTGGACTTTTCCGCCATCCGCTACCAGCTTCCCGTAGATGCTGCGTAGCTCCTCTTCGCTCTCCAGAGCCATAATAATGCTGACATTCTCTGTTTTGGCCCCCCGGCCATAATCGTCAGAGAAATGGATCAGGCTGGATCCGAGCACCAGATCGGCATGCAGCAGCTTACCGTTATGCTCATTTAGTACTTGGATTTCACCGCCAAATACGCTTTGATAATACTCCACTGATTCACGTACATTCTCAATAATTACATAGGGGCTTGCACTGATCATTATTATTCCTCCGGCCTTTTAGTTGGACGGCTGCCAGCCGTCACTCCTTTTTATTATATACAATGGCAGCGCTGGTTACCAAGCCTTGAGCCGGCTCCCTCTACACATCCGCAGACATAACAAAAAAGCAGCCGG encodes:
- a CDS encoding VOC family protein, producing the protein MISASPYVIIENVRESVEYYQSVFGGEIQVLNEHNGKLLHADLVLGSSLIHFSDDYGRGAKTENVSIIMALESEEELRSIYGKLVADGGKVQVELQKTFFGALHGQVADSRNGITWVFNFFTGN